In a genomic window of Bradyrhizobium ontarionense:
- a CDS encoding response regulator translates to MTNIRTLHVDDEPDIREVVEISLSLDPAFLHRSCESGADALAAAEEWGPDIILLDVMMPVMDGPATLRRLQQNPETAGIPVVFMTARAQSREIDHFRALGAVGVIAKPFDPMTLAATVRSFLQPPTCHPLKDRRAGFLCRVQRDLALLLEGRDALKAGAATPHMLDQIRHIANGLSGAGGIYGYVELSNAAAALEDAAIAEIAGDGSDATLSSTLDELIVRAGAGDLEAAGVRRHQGHAPGAGTRTPGGRIDIPTAT, encoded by the coding sequence ATGACCAATATTCGGACTCTCCACGTCGATGATGAACCCGATATACGCGAGGTGGTCGAGATTTCGCTCAGTCTCGATCCAGCTTTCCTTCATCGAAGCTGCGAATCGGGTGCGGACGCGCTTGCGGCAGCCGAGGAGTGGGGCCCAGATATCATCCTTCTCGATGTCATGATGCCCGTCATGGACGGTCCGGCGACATTGAGAAGGCTGCAACAAAATCCAGAGACCGCGGGGATTCCTGTCGTCTTCATGACGGCGCGCGCTCAAAGCCGCGAGATCGATCACTTCCGTGCGCTCGGCGCCGTCGGCGTGATCGCTAAACCATTCGATCCGATGACGTTGGCCGCAACGGTGCGCAGCTTCTTGCAGCCGCCGACCTGTCATCCGCTAAAGGATCGTAGGGCCGGTTTTCTGTGCCGCGTCCAGCGCGATTTGGCTTTACTGCTCGAGGGCCGCGATGCGCTGAAGGCGGGGGCTGCGACGCCACATATGCTGGACCAGATAAGACATATCGCTAACGGCCTGTCAGGTGCTGGCGGCATTTACGGATACGTTGAACTCAGCAACGCAGCGGCGGCACTCGAAGATGCGGCTATCGCGGAAATTGCCGGCGATGGCTCGGACGCCACGCTTTCGAGCACGCTCGACGAGCTCATCGTGCGTGCTGGAGCTGGAGATCTTGAGGCGGCAGGAGTTCGACGTCATCAAGGCCATGCACCGGGCGCTGGAACGCGAACGCCTGGCGGGAGGATCGACATCCCGACCGCTACGTAG
- a CDS encoding HPF/RaiA family ribosome-associated protein: MLIDVRIDGNINGGEQLSEDVKASLHTVLHHYEDRVRRIDVHLGDSVGHKTSRDDKNCTIEVHRDGSELIVVAHQDSFMEQAVRGAIHKLKRALDHAFGKEAVADHLRDRH, encoded by the coding sequence ATGCTGATCGATGTCAGGATCGACGGTAACATCAATGGCGGTGAGCAGCTGTCAGAGGACGTGAAAGCGTCGCTACATACGGTGCTTCATCATTACGAAGATCGGGTCAGGCGGATCGATGTGCATCTCGGCGACTCGGTCGGTCACAAAACTAGTCGCGACGACAAGAATTGCACCATCGAGGTTCACCGTGACGGCAGCGAACTCATCGTCGTTGCGCATCAGGACAGCTTCATGGAGCAGGCTGTTCGTGGGGCAATTCACAAGTTGAAGAGAGCGCTCGACCATGCCTTTGGCAAAGAAGCGGTGGCCGATCATCTTCGGGATCGTCACTAG
- a CDS encoding histidine phosphatase family protein: MPNARRFPLSPVLGSLVCALLTFLPAMASSEPLPADLIDHLRSGGYVIVFRHGATVSVQAKADSMSRPNAPAQRQLNEEGRAQAKSIGESMRKLRIPVALVLTSPVQRAVDTGKLLGFGEVSASPDLAESGPESAPDDNNRRAQALRRLATERPPAGSNVVIVSHKPNIVDAFGPDWSDVREGEASVFESDGNGGYKLVVRIQANAWIELAREAN; this comes from the coding sequence ATGCCCAACGCTCGAAGGTTTCCATTATCTCCGGTGCTCGGGTCCTTGGTGTGCGCTCTTCTTACATTCCTGCCGGCGATGGCCAGCAGCGAGCCGCTGCCGGCCGACTTGATCGACCATCTGCGGTCGGGCGGGTATGTCATCGTGTTTCGTCATGGCGCGACCGTTTCGGTCCAGGCCAAAGCGGACTCGATGAGCAGGCCGAATGCCCCGGCGCAGCGTCAACTCAACGAAGAAGGACGCGCGCAGGCCAAATCGATTGGAGAGTCGATGCGCAAGCTGAGGATACCCGTGGCTCTGGTGCTGACCAGCCCGGTCCAGAGGGCCGTCGATACCGGGAAGCTTCTGGGCTTTGGCGAGGTCAGCGCCAGCCCCGACCTCGCTGAGAGCGGGCCGGAGAGCGCTCCGGACGATAACAATCGGCGGGCACAGGCGCTGCGCAGGCTCGCCACGGAGCGCCCGCCGGCCGGCAGCAACGTCGTCATCGTGTCGCACAAGCCGAACATCGTTGACGCCTTCGGGCCCGACTGGTCCGACGTGCGCGAGGGCGAGGCATCGGTCTTCGAATCCGACGGCAACGGCGGCTACAAGCTCGTCGTCCGCATCCAGGCGAACGCCTGGATCGAGCTGGCCCGGGAAGCGAACTGA
- a CDS encoding ATP-binding protein — MQERSIAASRACTTELGLGEQSSRRFVNEESSDIGEGTVIDRIGKRRPSMGFVWPLLDAFHKSGGRTRPMRSRLIRIVFIPAAPALVGLILLTIGLYHSEREQLSQSMFASATTLASALDRDLVGIISAAQVLASSPSLAADDLAGFNREAKAILPRLNGYGLVLTDATGRQIVDTMNPIGDASTEHADLASRKKVFETGEPSISDLFIGPITKSPALSVDVPVFRDNQVRYALGVAVAPARLDDLLHRLALPRGWAATVIDSSDVIVANSRDPAVIGRLPPARPPTADQSQRGLIETYRPDGSLVFVGFSKSAISGWHVAISVPVDEFSRRPNAILLIGGIGMLGILLVGLMLAAYESARIERAVGNLIIPALALGRGDTPRASVSGISEVDNVAQALDQAHQLLQQRTDERDSAKLSIAERSLADEMFRLAVEACPNGMVMIGGDGNIMMVNSEIEHQFGYSRGELIGLSAEVLVPEPLHAQHVLHPSNSVRQKGSRPIEDGCDLLGIRKDGTEFPIEVRLNPIQDGAHLLVLAVIVDISDSKRMERLKDEFVATVSHELRTPLTSIAGSLGLLVGQWSDSLPESATRLVSIAHKNIQRLVRLINDILDIEKLESGRVIFNLSRVGIGQVAAQAIEDNRGFAREYGVQIRLGARSADAEVNADPDRLTQVITNLLSNAIKFSPKGSEVVVNVEKRGDVHRVSVRDHGSGIPDEFRLDIFEKFAQADGTNSRSKGGSGLGLSIVKQIVERLGGHVGFDDAPGGGTVFYVDLPAWDGSGDESDVEVEASPPRLLVCDDDPAAAKAIRARLRRVGFMVDFAHTPETAILRTAATRYAVILIDLKLRDADGIDLIVQMRAQPSHSVTPIVVISGDPDRGRSDARAAGLNISEWFQKPIDFGRLTRTLLVAASPTAHAVANSSFR; from the coding sequence ATGCAGGAGCGCTCGATTGCCGCGAGCAGGGCCTGCACCACCGAGCTTGGTTTAGGCGAGCAGTCATCCCGGCGGTTCGTCAATGAAGAGTCTAGCGATATTGGCGAGGGGACCGTGATCGATCGCATCGGCAAGCGGCGGCCGTCGATGGGGTTCGTGTGGCCGCTTCTAGATGCGTTTCACAAATCCGGAGGCCGTACGCGTCCAATGCGGTCGCGGCTTATCCGAATTGTCTTTATCCCGGCTGCACCCGCCCTCGTTGGCCTGATACTCCTCACAATCGGTCTCTATCACAGCGAACGCGAACAATTGTCACAAAGCATGTTCGCATCGGCCACGACACTGGCCTCGGCACTCGATCGCGATCTGGTTGGAATCATAAGTGCCGCTCAGGTTCTTGCCAGCTCACCGTCGCTCGCGGCCGACGATTTGGCGGGCTTCAATCGCGAGGCCAAGGCGATCCTTCCGCGACTCAATGGGTACGGCCTTGTGCTCACAGACGCGACCGGCCGGCAAATCGTCGATACGATGAATCCCATTGGAGATGCGTCGACGGAGCACGCCGATCTTGCGAGCCGGAAAAAGGTGTTCGAGACGGGCGAGCCGTCTATCTCCGACCTCTTTATCGGACCGATCACAAAATCGCCGGCGCTGTCCGTCGATGTACCGGTGTTTCGGGACAATCAAGTCAGATATGCCCTGGGTGTGGCCGTAGCACCGGCCCGACTGGACGATTTGCTGCATCGTCTGGCGTTGCCGCGGGGGTGGGCCGCGACTGTCATCGATTCATCGGACGTCATTGTCGCGAACTCGCGTGACCCGGCGGTGATCGGACGACTTCCACCGGCACGACCGCCGACGGCGGATCAGTCGCAACGTGGTTTGATTGAGACCTATCGACCCGACGGCTCGCTCGTATTCGTGGGGTTTAGCAAGTCGGCCATATCGGGATGGCATGTCGCGATCAGCGTGCCGGTCGACGAATTTTCGCGACGCCCTAACGCGATTCTTCTTATCGGTGGTATCGGCATGCTCGGCATCCTGCTCGTTGGATTGATGCTGGCCGCGTATGAGTCGGCCCGTATCGAGCGCGCTGTGGGGAATCTCATCATCCCGGCGCTCGCGTTGGGTCGCGGTGATACGCCCAGGGCTTCGGTGTCCGGCATCAGCGAAGTCGACAATGTGGCGCAGGCCCTCGATCAGGCGCATCAGCTTCTGCAGCAGCGAACGGACGAACGTGACAGCGCCAAGCTGAGCATCGCGGAACGAAGTCTCGCCGACGAAATGTTCAGGCTGGCCGTCGAGGCCTGCCCGAACGGCATGGTGATGATCGGCGGCGACGGCAACATCATGATGGTCAACAGCGAGATCGAACACCAGTTTGGCTACTCGCGCGGAGAGCTCATTGGGCTGAGTGCCGAGGTTCTGGTGCCGGAGCCGCTCCATGCGCAGCATGTGCTTCACCCCTCCAATTCGGTGCGTCAAAAGGGATCCCGTCCGATTGAGGACGGCTGCGATCTGTTAGGAATACGGAAGGACGGTACCGAATTTCCCATCGAGGTCCGCCTCAATCCGATCCAGGATGGTGCGCATCTCCTGGTGCTTGCGGTGATCGTCGACATCAGCGACAGCAAGCGCATGGAGCGGCTGAAGGATGAGTTTGTCGCGACCGTCAGCCACGAACTGCGGACGCCGCTGACGTCGATTGCCGGATCTCTCGGTCTGCTGGTCGGTCAATGGTCCGACAGCCTGCCGGAGTCCGCGACACGTCTGGTCTCGATTGCGCACAAGAACATCCAGCGGCTGGTGCGCCTGATCAATGATATCCTCGACATCGAGAAGCTCGAGTCAGGGCGTGTGATATTCAACCTCAGTCGTGTAGGAATAGGGCAGGTCGCGGCGCAGGCGATTGAGGATAATCGCGGCTTCGCCCGGGAATACGGGGTACAGATTCGGCTCGGTGCGCGGTCGGCCGACGCCGAAGTCAATGCCGATCCGGATCGTCTGACTCAGGTCATCACGAACCTGCTTTCGAATGCGATCAAATTCTCTCCGAAGGGGTCGGAGGTGGTCGTCAATGTGGAAAAGCGGGGCGATGTCCATCGGGTTTCGGTACGCGACCATGGTTCGGGAATTCCGGATGAGTTCAGACTGGACATTTTCGAGAAGTTCGCCCAAGCCGATGGGACCAATTCGAGGAGCAAGGGAGGGAGCGGGCTCGGCCTCAGCATCGTCAAACAGATCGTCGAGCGGCTCGGCGGTCATGTCGGTTTCGACGATGCGCCCGGCGGTGGCACGGTGTTTTATGTCGACCTGCCGGCATGGGACGGCAGCGGCGACGAAAGCGATGTCGAGGTGGAGGCGTCACCGCCGCGGCTCCTGGTCTGCGACGACGATCCCGCCGCCGCGAAGGCGATCCGCGCGCGGCTGCGCCGGGTCGGATTCATGGTGGATTTTGCCCACACGCCCGAGACGGCGATCCTGCGCACCGCCGCAACCCGATACGCAGTGATCCTGATCGACCTGAAGCTTCGTGACGCCGACGGCATTGATCTGATCGTGCAGATGCGAGCCCAACCGTCCCATAGCGTGACGCCGATCGTTGTAATCTCTGGCGATCCCGACCGCGGGCGCAGCGATGCGCGCGCGGCCGGATTGAATATATCGGAGTGGTTCCAAAAGCCGATCGACTTCGGACGTTTGACCCGAACCCTGTTGGTCGCGGCCTCACCGACGGCCCACGCGGTCGCCAATTCTTCATTTCGATGA
- a CDS encoding response regulator produces the protein MRKPARPLTRVLVIDDDCSVSTAIQAILAGRHCETAIASRAYAGIRALQQSIFDVVMLDIFMPGLNGLDVIEHIRRSSLIPIIVMSGFRLRSSTESVDYLGLAKQRGATLCMPKPFQAVQLIEAVESTLCSPCLAEGPRS, from the coding sequence ATGCGCAAGCCTGCGAGACCACTCACGCGTGTCCTCGTCATCGACGATGATTGCAGCGTCAGCACCGCGATCCAGGCCATACTGGCAGGTCGTCACTGCGAGACGGCAATTGCTTCGCGCGCCTACGCCGGCATTCGCGCGCTGCAGCAATCGATTTTTGACGTGGTGATGCTCGATATTTTCATGCCCGGGCTGAACGGACTTGACGTTATCGAGCACATCAGGCGCAGCTCGCTGATCCCAATTATTGTCATGTCGGGCTTTCGACTCCGAAGCTCGACGGAGTCTGTGGACTACCTCGGCCTGGCAAAGCAGCGCGGCGCCACATTATGCATGCCAAAGCCATTTCAGGCTGTTCAATTGATCGAGGCAGTTGAGTCGACTCTGTGTTCGCCGTGTCTTGCCGAAGGACCTCGATCTTGA
- a CDS encoding helix-turn-helix domain-containing protein — translation MEKPAALRLIQGPEGTTGLSDDFGIGNLSSVRARTSSEVGAAMVHKLNGPMTALMLYIGVIHENRERICVSDRESEWLKRLIDNAFREAERICNLIHHMGDCFEAPIPKEEAIPVARDAIAWWSRTGTPDSRSSLGADSPAGETNPSAATPLTPRERQVLRLVGEGCSNKEGAKLMNISYRTFECHRAQVMRKLGAKNAVELVRMMMLRGNAPSGSAEAGR, via the coding sequence ATGGAAAAGCCGGCGGCCCTGCGGCTGATCCAGGGGCCCGAGGGTACCACGGGATTGTCGGACGATTTCGGCATTGGGAATCTCTCCTCTGTACGCGCGCGGACTTCCAGTGAGGTCGGTGCCGCGATGGTGCACAAGCTCAACGGGCCCATGACGGCTTTGATGCTTTACATTGGGGTCATTCACGAAAACAGAGAACGAATCTGCGTCTCGGACCGTGAAAGTGAATGGTTGAAGCGGCTCATTGATAACGCCTTCCGCGAAGCCGAGAGGATTTGTAACCTTATCCATCATATGGGGGACTGTTTCGAGGCGCCGATCCCCAAAGAAGAAGCAATTCCGGTCGCTCGCGATGCGATCGCGTGGTGGTCGAGGACGGGCACTCCAGACAGCAGATCGTCGCTCGGCGCCGATAGCCCGGCGGGCGAAACCAATCCTTCCGCTGCGACGCCGCTGACGCCACGCGAGCGACAGGTGCTGCGGCTTGTTGGCGAGGGTTGTTCAAACAAGGAAGGCGCCAAGCTGATGAATATCAGTTACCGCACATTCGAATGCCACCGAGCACAGGTCATGCGAAAGCTGGGAGCCAAGAATGCGGTGGAGCTTGTCCGGATGATGATGCTGCGGGGAAATGCACCGAGCGGCTCTGCCGAAGCTGGGCGATAG